From the genome of Phaenicophaeus curvirostris isolate KB17595 chromosome 6, BPBGC_Pcur_1.0, whole genome shotgun sequence, one region includes:
- the WIPF3 gene encoding WAS/WASL-interacting protein family member 3, translating to MPVPPPPPPPPPPPPPPSGGPPPPPSGGPPPPPPLASSEIPKLRKEDQKARNALLADIQQGTRLRKVTQINDRSAPQIEKPKGANRDGVNPAINKGGSQQPLGGLFAGGFPVLRPAGQRDMPAGKPPGGRSAATRTPAPPSSIAGNGATGLGAAAGASPGRPILPAPPPPPPAASKPALAFPPPPERPPTGVSSSSTSSPAHPDKLPKFPAGASHPPPPPPPPLLPPCAAPAPSPSEGRDRPPPPTPPPPPPPPPPPAPSRLPSPPSPAPGGAELPPPLPPKSPHLLSQFHKQPGGIQSLPLPPTPGAPQPAELRKKRPLRGAGTGAGKLVTPPQPPARSPTTELSSKSGVSAWATAHDPYLPLKNGNMHLIDDFESKFTFHSVEDFPPPDEFKPFQKIYPSKIARDPSKNPPLRTYVR from the exons ATGCCTGTGCCACCACcgccaccacctcctcctccaccccctccACCACCTTCTGGAGGACCCCCTCCACCACCTTCTGGAGGAccccctccaccaccacctctg GCAAGTTCAGAGATACCAAAATTGCGAAAGGAAGACCAAAAAGCACGAAATGCACTCTTAGCTGATATCCAGCAGGGAACTCGCTTAAGAAAAGTGACTCAAATCAATGACCGCAGCGCACCACAAATTGAAA AACCTAAAGGAGCTAACAGAGATGGAGTTAATCCAGCCATTAATAAAGGAGGGTCTCAGCAGCCTCTGGGAGGCTTATTTGCTGGTGGCTTTCCTGTTCTCAGACCAGCAGGCCAGAGGGACATGCCAG CCGGGAAGCCTCCGGGGGGGCGCTCGGCGGCCACCAGGACCCCCGCGCCCCCGAGCAGCATCGCCGGGAACGGAGCCACCGGGCTCGGAGCCGCCGCCGGAGCCAGCCCCGGCCGCCCCATCCTACCCGcaccgcccccgccgccccccgccgccagCAAACCCGCCCTCGCCTTCCCCCCGCCCCCGGAGCGCCCTCCCACGGGggtctcctcctcttccacgTCCTCCCCGGCGCACCCCGACAAGCTCCCCAAGTTTCCAGCAGGCGCTTcgcaccctcctcctccccctcccccgcccctcctgcccccctgcGCGGCCCCCGCTCCTTCGCCGTCGGAGGGAAGGGACCGCCCGCCTCCCCCcacgccgccgccgccgccgcccccgcctccccccccggccccgagCAGGCTCCCCTCGCCGCCCTCGCCGGCCCCCGGCGGCGCTGAGCTGCCACCGCCgctgccccccaagtccccccacCTCCTGTCGCAGTTCCACAAGCAGCCCGGCGGCATCCAGTCCCTGccgctgccccccacccccggcgCCCCGCAGCCCGCCGAGCTCAGGAAGAAGAGACCCCTCCGAGGGGCAG GAACTGGGGCTGGGAAGCTGGTCACTCCTCCACAGCCACCAGCAAGATCACCGACAACTGAACTTTCAAGCAAGTCTGGAGTCTCAGCCTGGGCTACAGCTCATGATCCCTACCTACCacttaaaaatggaaacatgCACCTTATTG ATGACTTTGAATCTAAATTTACTTTTCATTCTGTGGAAGATTTCCCTCCACCTGATGAATTCAAgccatttcagaaaatatatcCCAGCAAGATAGCTAGAG ATCCCTCTAAAAATCCTCCATTAAGAACATATGTGAGATGA